In Pseudomonas putida, a genomic segment contains:
- the arfA gene encoding alternative ribosome rescue factor ArfA, with translation MSKKPKKHGPNKAKSIVAQPLFRCRQERPDKGKGSYRREAFQSRDWEASYFLAA, from the coding sequence ATGAGCAAGAAGCCGAAAAAGCACGGCCCCAACAAGGCCAAGTCGATCGTCGCCCAACCACTGTTCCGCTGCCGCCAGGAACGACCGGACAAGGGCAAAGGCAGCTACCGCCGCGAAGCCTTCCAATCGAGAGATTGGGAGGCTTCTTACTTTTTGGCCGCATGA
- a CDS encoding S66 peptidase family protein, with protein MNCAETIESRLPKTLSTTARFAVVAPAGPARLDAQKAVQWFTERGYRCQLYPSVSASEGYLAGSDAQRLQDLHDAFADPSIDAILCMRGGYGSMRLLDRLDLDLIRRHPKPFIGYSDVTALHSVFNQHAGLVTFHGAMLNADLLGAKLQPTESSLIAQLGGHVRRGDAIAHPAQFPLSCVVPGVATGRLLGGNLSMLGATLGTPGELDCEGAILFIEDVNEPLYRVDRLLTQLRLAGKLEGLKGVLVGDFAGITVAAMTPLLLEIFGPLGVPVLAGWRSGHCDPNVCLPLGARVLLDSEQQQVVLQQDLFEA; from the coding sequence ATGAACTGCGCCGAAACCATTGAATCCCGCTTGCCCAAGACGTTGTCCACGACGGCCCGTTTCGCCGTGGTGGCGCCGGCCGGGCCGGCCCGGCTGGACGCGCAGAAGGCCGTGCAATGGTTCACCGAGCGTGGCTACCGCTGCCAGCTGTACCCGAGCGTCAGCGCCAGCGAAGGTTACCTCGCCGGCAGCGATGCCCAGCGCCTGCAGGACCTGCACGATGCCTTCGCCGACCCGTCCATCGATGCCATCCTGTGCATGCGTGGCGGCTACGGCAGCATGCGCCTGCTCGATCGTCTCGACCTCGACCTGATTCGCCGCCATCCCAAGCCGTTCATCGGCTACAGCGATGTCACCGCGCTGCACAGCGTGTTCAACCAGCATGCCGGGTTGGTGACCTTCCATGGCGCCATGCTCAACGCCGACCTGCTGGGGGCCAAGCTGCAGCCGACCGAGTCGTCATTGATTGCGCAGTTGGGCGGGCATGTGCGGCGGGGCGATGCCATCGCCCATCCTGCCCAGTTTCCCTTGAGCTGCGTGGTGCCGGGTGTGGCCACGGGGCGCCTGCTTGGCGGCAACCTGTCGATGCTGGGCGCCACGCTGGGGACCCCCGGCGAGCTGGATTGCGAAGGTGCGATCCTGTTCATCGAGGACGTCAACGAGCCGTTGTACCGGGTCGACCGGTTGCTGACCCAGTTGCGCCTGGCGGGCAAGCTGGAAGGCCTGAAGGGCGTGCTGGTGGGGGATTTTGCGGGGATCACGGTCGCGGCCATGACGCCGCTGTTGCTGGAGATCTTCGGTCCGTTGGGCGTGCCGGTGCTGGCGGGGTGGCGCAGTGGGCATTGCGACCCGAATGTGTGCTTGCCGCTGGGGGCTCGGGTGCTGTTGGACAGTGAGCAGCAGCAGGTGGTGTTGCAGCAGGATCTGTTCGAGGCTTGA
- the holA gene encoding DNA polymerase III subunit delta has product MKLAPAQLNKHLQGNLAPVYVVSGDDPLLCQEAADAIRNAARQQGFDERQVFSADANFDWGTLLQAGNSLSLFAQRRLLELRLPSGKPGDKGAAALMEYCANPAEDTLLLVSLPKLDGSAQKTKWGKALIEGAHCQFIQIWPVDAQQLPQWINQRLSQAGLSAQRDAVDLIAARVEGNLLAAAQEIEKLKLLAEGNQITVETVQSAVADSARFDVFGLVDAILNGEAAHALRMLEGLRGEGVEPPVILWALARELRLLAGLAQQFSQGVPLDKAFSQARPPVWDKRRPLVSKALQRLSARRWAQLLQDAQRIDAQIKGQAEGSPWTGLARLALLMAGQRLVLPPE; this is encoded by the coding sequence ATGAAGCTCGCCCCCGCCCAACTCAACAAGCACCTGCAAGGCAATCTGGCCCCGGTCTACGTGGTCAGCGGCGACGACCCGCTGCTGTGCCAGGAAGCCGCCGACGCCATCCGCAACGCGGCACGCCAGCAAGGGTTCGACGAACGCCAGGTCTTCAGCGCCGACGCCAACTTCGATTGGGGCACGCTGCTGCAGGCCGGTAACAGCCTGTCGCTGTTCGCCCAACGTCGCCTGCTGGAGCTGCGCCTGCCCTCGGGCAAGCCCGGCGACAAGGGCGCCGCAGCGCTGATGGAGTACTGCGCCAACCCCGCCGAAGACACCCTGCTGCTGGTCAGCCTGCCCAAGCTCGATGGCAGCGCGCAGAAGACCAAGTGGGGCAAGGCCCTGATCGAGGGCGCGCACTGCCAGTTCATCCAGATCTGGCCAGTGGATGCCCAGCAACTGCCGCAGTGGATCAACCAGCGCCTGTCCCAGGCCGGGTTGTCGGCGCAGCGTGACGCGGTCGACCTGATCGCCGCGCGGGTCGAGGGCAACCTGCTGGCTGCCGCGCAGGAAATCGAAAAGCTCAAGCTGCTCGCCGAGGGCAACCAGATCACCGTTGAAACGGTGCAGTCTGCCGTTGCCGATAGCGCACGTTTCGATGTGTTCGGGCTGGTCGATGCCATCCTCAATGGCGAGGCGGCGCATGCGCTGCGCATGCTCGAGGGATTGCGCGGCGAGGGTGTCGAGCCGCCGGTGATCCTCTGGGCCCTGGCCCGTGAGTTGCGCCTGCTGGCCGGCCTGGCCCAGCAGTTCAGCCAGGGCGTGCCGCTGGACAAGGCCTTCAGCCAGGCCCGCCCGCCGGTCTGGGACAAGCGCCGGCCCCTGGTCAGCAAAGCCTTGCAGCGTCTTTCGGCGCGGCGTTGGGCCCAGCTGCTGCAGGATGCCCAGCGCATCGATGCGCAGATCAAGGGCCAGGCCGAGGGCTCGCCCTGGACCGGGTTGGCGCGGCTGGCGCTGCTGATGGCTGGGCAGCGACTGGTTCTGCCGCCGGAATAA
- the lipB gene encoding lipoyl(octanoyl) transferase LipB: MASSLGIRQLGLQPYEPVLEAMRRFTEQRGPDSQDEIWLVEHPAVFTQGQAGKAEHLLVPGDIPVVQTDRGGQVTYHGPGQLVAYLLLDVRRLGFGVRDLVSRIELALIDLLASYGVTAMAKPDAPGVYVDGAKIASLGLRIRNGRSFHGLALNVDMDLAPFRRINPCGYAGLAMTQLRDLAGPIELDEVRTRLRGQLVKHLDYAEQTTLTGGID; the protein is encoded by the coding sequence ATGGCATCCAGCCTCGGTATTCGCCAGCTTGGCCTGCAGCCCTATGAACCGGTGCTGGAAGCCATGCGTCGTTTTACCGAGCAGCGCGGCCCGGACAGCCAGGACGAGATCTGGCTGGTCGAGCACCCAGCGGTGTTCACCCAGGGCCAGGCCGGCAAGGCCGAGCACCTGCTGGTGCCGGGAGACATCCCGGTGGTGCAGACCGACCGCGGCGGCCAGGTGACCTACCACGGCCCCGGGCAACTGGTGGCCTACCTGTTGCTGGACGTGCGCCGCCTGGGCTTTGGCGTGCGCGACCTGGTCAGCCGCATCGAGCTGGCGTTGATCGACCTGCTCGCCAGCTATGGCGTCACCGCCATGGCCAAGCCCGATGCCCCGGGTGTGTACGTCGATGGAGCGAAAATCGCTTCCCTCGGCTTGCGAATCCGCAATGGCCGCTCCTTCCATGGCCTTGCTCTGAACGTGGACATGGACCTTGCGCCATTCCGCCGAATCAACCCCTGTGGGTATGCGGGGCTGGCCATGACCCAGCTGCGCGACCTGGCAGGCCCGATCGAACTCGACGAGGTCAGGACAAGGCTGCGCGGACAGCTGGTCAAGCACCTCGACTATGCTGAGCAGACGACCCTGACGGGCGGAATCGACTGA
- a CDS encoding lytic murein transglycosylase, translating into MLLSLLPRWESRQLIAASSFILLVACAEKPTAADALPLAPAQPAPVVTLPSATPDTSTEIQPLQTFAQWQAGFRQQALQAGISASLFDRAFLGVTPDMDVIKADRSQPEFTRPVWEYLEGALSPVRVRKGKSLLEDNAELLTRIEQRYGVDRQVLVAVWGMESNFGQFQGNKSVIRSLATLAYEGRRPQFAQDQLIAALQILQHGDIQPEAMRGSWAGAMGQTQFIPTTYNTHAVDFDGDGRRDIWNSTPDALASTAHYLQSSGWKAGQPWGFEVQVPSGFDYWQADGTLRKPVSEWLQMGVKLPAGTQLPAGSNQLPAALLLPAGARGPAFLVLDNFRAILKYNNSSSYAMAVGLLGDRFSGWGFISGSWPKDDVPLSRSERMELQNLLNANGHDAGNADGIIGANTRKAIRNAQQAQGWPADGYPTHQLLESLRRP; encoded by the coding sequence ATGCTCCTCAGTCTTCTCCCTCGCTGGGAATCCCGCCAGCTGATCGCAGCCTCGAGCTTCATCCTGCTTGTCGCCTGCGCGGAAAAACCCACGGCGGCCGACGCCCTGCCGCTGGCACCCGCCCAGCCCGCACCCGTGGTAACCCTGCCCAGCGCCACGCCTGACACCAGCACCGAAATCCAACCGCTGCAAACCTTCGCCCAATGGCAAGCCGGGTTCCGCCAGCAGGCCCTGCAGGCCGGCATCAGCGCAAGCCTGTTCGACCGTGCCTTCCTCGGTGTCACGCCCGATATGGACGTGATCAAGGCCGACCGTAGCCAACCCGAATTCACCCGCCCGGTCTGGGAATACCTCGAAGGCGCGCTGTCGCCGGTGCGCGTGCGCAAGGGCAAGAGCCTGCTCGAGGACAACGCCGAGCTGCTGACGCGCATCGAGCAACGCTATGGCGTCGATCGCCAGGTCCTGGTCGCGGTCTGGGGCATGGAAAGCAATTTCGGCCAGTTCCAGGGCAACAAGTCGGTGATCCGCTCGCTGGCCACCCTGGCCTACGAAGGCCGCCGCCCACAGTTCGCCCAGGACCAGCTGATCGCTGCCCTGCAGATCCTCCAGCATGGCGACATCCAGCCAGAGGCCATGCGCGGCTCGTGGGCCGGGGCCATGGGCCAGACGCAGTTCATCCCCACCACCTACAACACCCATGCGGTCGACTTCGATGGCGACGGCCGTCGCGACATCTGGAACAGCACGCCCGATGCCCTGGCCTCCACTGCGCATTACCTGCAGAGCTCGGGCTGGAAGGCTGGCCAGCCGTGGGGCTTCGAGGTGCAGGTACCGTCGGGCTTCGATTACTGGCAGGCGGACGGCACCCTGCGCAAGCCGGTCAGCGAATGGCTGCAGATGGGCGTGAAACTGCCGGCGGGTACCCAGTTGCCAGCTGGCAGCAACCAGCTACCCGCTGCCCTGCTGCTGCCTGCAGGCGCCCGTGGTCCGGCCTTCCTGGTGCTGGACAACTTCCGCGCGATCCTCAAGTACAACAACTCCTCGTCATACGCCATGGCCGTGGGCCTGCTGGGCGATCGTTTCTCGGGCTGGGGCTTCATCTCGGGCAGCTGGCCCAAGGATGACGTGCCGCTGAGCCGCAGCGAGCGTATGGAGCTGCAGAATTTGTTGAATGCCAACGGCCATGATGCAGGCAATGCCGACGGGATCATCGGCGCCAACACCCGCAAGGCCATCCGCAATGCCCAACAGGCGCAGGGCTGGCCGGCGGACGGGTATCCGACGCACCAGTTGCTCGAGAGTCTACGTCGCCCCTGA
- the leuS gene encoding leucine--tRNA ligase → MHEQYTPRDIEAAAQKFWDEQQSFAVTEQPGKDTYYCLSMFPYPSGKLHMGHVRNYTIGDVIARYQRMLGKNVLQPMGWDAFGMPAENAAMKNNVAPAKWTYENIDYMKTQLKSLGLAIDWAREVTTCKPDYYRWEQWLFTRLFEKGIIYRKNGTVNWDPADQTVLANEQVIDGRGWRSGALIEKREIPMYYFRITDYADELLESLDELPGWPEQVKTMQRNWIGKSRGMEVQFPFDQASIGQEGTLKVFTTRPDTLMGATYVAVAAEHPLATQAAQGDAALQAFIDECKSGSVAEADMATQEKKGMPTSLFVQHPLTGEKLPVWVANYVLMHYGDGAVMAVPAHDERDFEFAHKYNLPVKAVVRTSAGDEVGSEWLAAYGEHGQLINSGEFDGLDFAGAFDAIEAALIRKELGKSRTQFRLRDWGISRQRYWGCPIPIIHCPSCGDVPVPEDQLPVTLPENVVPDGAGSPLARMPEFYECSCPKCGTAAKRETDTMDTFVESSWYFARYASPNYEGGMVDPKAANHWLPVDQYIGGIEHAILHLLYARFFHKLMRDEGLVTSNEPFKNLLTQGMVVAETYYRVASNGGKDWFNPADVEVERDAKAKIVGARLKTDGLPVEIGGTEKMSKSKNNGVDPQSMIDQYGADTCRLFMMFASPPDMSLEWSDSGVEGASRFLRRVWRLAQAHVGQGLPGKLDVAALDDAQKVIRRAIHAAIKQASTDVGQYHKFNTAIAQVMTVMNVLEKAPQATAQDRALLQEGLEAVTLLLAPITPHISHELWQQLGHAEAVIDAAWPAVDESALVQDTVTLVVQVNGKLRGQVEMPAAASREEIEAAARSNENVLRFIDGLTIRKVIVVPGKLVNIVAN, encoded by the coding sequence ATGCACGAACAATACACGCCCCGTGATATCGAAGCCGCCGCCCAGAAGTTCTGGGACGAGCAACAATCGTTCGCTGTTACCGAACAGCCAGGCAAGGATACGTACTACTGCCTGTCGATGTTCCCGTACCCGAGCGGCAAGCTACACATGGGCCACGTGCGCAACTACACCATCGGTGACGTGATTGCCCGCTACCAGCGCATGCTGGGCAAGAACGTCCTGCAGCCGATGGGCTGGGACGCCTTCGGCATGCCGGCGGAAAACGCCGCGATGAAGAACAACGTCGCCCCGGCCAAGTGGACGTACGAAAACATCGACTACATGAAGACCCAGCTCAAGAGCCTGGGTCTGGCCATCGACTGGGCACGTGAAGTCACCACCTGCAAGCCGGACTACTATCGCTGGGAGCAGTGGCTGTTCACCCGCCTGTTCGAGAAAGGCATCATCTACCGCAAGAACGGGACCGTGAACTGGGACCCGGCCGACCAGACCGTACTGGCCAACGAGCAGGTCATCGACGGTCGCGGCTGGCGTTCGGGCGCGCTGATCGAGAAGCGCGAAATCCCGATGTACTACTTCCGCATCACCGACTACGCCGACGAGCTGCTGGAAAGCCTCGACGAGCTGCCGGGCTGGCCTGAGCAGGTCAAGACCATGCAGCGCAACTGGATCGGCAAGTCGCGCGGCATGGAAGTGCAGTTCCCGTTCGACCAGGCCAGCATCGGCCAAGAAGGCACCCTGAAGGTCTTCACCACCCGTCCTGACACCCTGATGGGCGCCACCTACGTCGCCGTCGCCGCCGAGCACCCGCTGGCCACCCAGGCCGCCCAAGGCGATGCGGCGCTGCAGGCATTCATCGACGAATGCAAGAGCGGTAGCGTGGCCGAGGCCGACATGGCCACCCAGGAGAAGAAGGGCATGCCCACTTCCCTGTTCGTCCAGCACCCGCTGACCGGCGAGAAGCTGCCGGTGTGGGTCGCCAACTACGTGCTGATGCACTACGGCGATGGCGCCGTGATGGCCGTGCCGGCCCACGACGAGCGCGACTTCGAGTTCGCCCACAAGTACAACCTGCCGGTCAAGGCGGTGGTCCGCACCAGCGCCGGCGATGAAGTCGGCAGCGAGTGGCTGGCGGCCTACGGCGAGCACGGTCAACTGATCAACTCCGGCGAATTCGACGGCCTGGACTTCGCCGGCGCCTTCGACGCCATCGAAGCCGCCCTGATCCGCAAGGAACTGGGCAAGTCGCGTACCCAGTTCCGCCTGCGCGACTGGGGCATCAGCCGCCAGCGCTACTGGGGCTGCCCGATCCCGATCATCCACTGCCCGTCCTGCGGCGACGTACCGGTGCCGGAAGACCAGCTACCGGTCACCCTGCCCGAAAACGTGGTCCCGGATGGCGCCGGCTCGCCACTGGCGCGCATGCCCGAGTTCTACGAATGCAGCTGCCCGAAATGCGGCACTGCGGCCAAGCGCGAAACCGACACCATGGACACCTTCGTCGAATCGTCCTGGTACTTCGCTCGCTACGCCTCGCCCAACTACGAAGGCGGCATGGTCGACCCGAAAGCCGCCAACCACTGGCTGCCGGTCGATCAGTACATCGGCGGTATCGAACACGCCATCCTGCACCTGCTGTACGCGCGCTTCTTCCACAAGCTGATGCGTGACGAAGGCCTGGTGACGTCCAACGAGCCGTTCAAGAACCTGCTGACCCAGGGCATGGTGGTCGCCGAAACCTACTACCGCGTGGCCAGCAACGGCGGCAAGGACTGGTTCAACCCCGCCGATGTCGAAGTCGAGCGCGATGCCAAGGCCAAGATCGTCGGCGCCCGCCTGAAGACCGACGGCCTGCCGGTGGAAATCGGCGGCACCGAGAAGATGTCGAAGTCCAAGAACAACGGCGTCGACCCGCAATCGATGATCGACCAGTACGGCGCCGACACCTGCCGCCTGTTCATGATGTTCGCCTCGCCGCCCGACATGAGCCTGGAATGGTCCGACTCCGGCGTCGAAGGTGCCAGCCGCTTCCTGCGCCGCGTCTGGCGCCTGGCCCAAGCCCATGTCGGCCAAGGTCTGCCCGGCAAGCTGGACGTCGCCGCCCTGGACGACGCGCAGAAGGTCATCCGCCGTGCCATCCACGCCGCGATCAAGCAGGCCAGCACCGACGTGGGCCAGTACCACAAGTTCAACACCGCCATCGCCCAGGTGATGACCGTGATGAACGTGCTGGAAAAGGCCCCGCAAGCCACCGCGCAAGACCGCGCGCTGCTGCAGGAAGGCCTGGAGGCCGTGACCCTGCTGCTGGCACCGATCACCCCGCACATCTCCCACGAGCTGTGGCAGCAACTGGGCCACGCCGAGGCCGTCATCGACGCCGCCTGGCCGGCAGTCGACGAAAGCGCCCTGGTGCAGGACACCGTCACCCTGGTGGTGCAGGTCAACGGCAAGCTGCGTGGCCAGGTAGAAATGCCCGCCGCCGCCAGCCGTGAGGAAATCGAAGCCGCCGCCCGCAGCAACGAGAATGTCCTGCGCTTCATCGATGGCCTGACCATCCGCAAGGTCATCGTGGTGCCGGGCAAGCTGGTCAACATCGTCGCCAACTGA
- the lptE gene encoding LPS assembly lipoprotein LptE: protein MIKRNLLVMGLAVVLSACGFQLRGTGTTELSLKEMDVSARNAYGDTVKQLREVLERSGVKLTTAAPYRLVLTNERESQRAATYSAGSRSTEYELTTQLDYSILGLNNLELLSDKLEVRKVYVHDGDNITGSDQEATQAREEMRRDLVQGMVVRLQMLTPAQLDQLQQEADARAKAQAEALEAARRQQDETPQQSPLEIPAN, encoded by the coding sequence ATGATCAAACGCAATCTGCTGGTAATGGGCCTGGCCGTCGTGCTCAGCGCCTGCGGTTTCCAGCTGCGTGGTACCGGCACCACCGAACTCAGCCTGAAGGAAATGGACGTCAGCGCACGCAACGCCTACGGCGATACCGTGAAACAGCTGCGTGAAGTACTCGAGCGCAGCGGCGTCAAGCTAACCACCGCCGCGCCGTACCGCCTGGTCCTGACCAACGAAAGGGAATCCCAGCGCGCCGCCACCTACAGCGCCGGCAGCCGCTCGACCGAGTATGAGCTGACCACCCAGCTGGACTACAGCATTCTCGGCCTGAACAACCTCGAGCTGCTCAGCGACAAGCTGGAAGTGCGCAAGGTCTACGTGCATGACGGCGACAACATCACAGGTTCCGATCAGGAAGCCACCCAGGCCCGCGAAGAAATGCGCCGTGACCTGGTCCAGGGCATGGTCGTGCGCCTGCAGATGCTGACCCCGGCCCAGCTCGACCAGCTGCAGCAGGAAGCCGATGCCCGCGCCAAGGCCCAGGCCGAAGCGCTGGAGGCCGCTCGCCGCCAGCAGGACGAAACGCCGCAGCAGTCGCCACTGGAAATCCCGGCCAACTGA
- a CDS encoding DUF493 domain-containing protein, whose amino-acid sequence MSEPDVKSHKIEFPCADYPIKVIGDTVVGFKDTVIDILCRHAKVDLSTLAERQSKEGKYTTVQLHIVAESENQLHDINSALRATGIVKMVL is encoded by the coding sequence ATGAGCGAACCTGACGTCAAGTCGCACAAGATCGAATTCCCCTGCGCCGATTACCCGATCAAGGTCATCGGCGATACCGTTGTCGGTTTCAAGGACACGGTGATCGACATCCTTTGCCGGCATGCCAAGGTCGACCTGTCCACCCTGGCCGAGCGCCAGAGCAAGGAAGGCAAGTACACCACGGTACAGCTGCACATCGTTGCCGAAAGCGAGAACCAGCTGCACGACATCAACAGCGCCCTGCGCGCGACCGGCATCGTGAAAATGGTGCTCTGA
- the lipA gene encoding lipoyl synthase, whose amino-acid sequence MTTVQEAVPNLIPTQDATPRPAPKKVEAGVKLRGAEKVARIPVKIIPTEELPKKPDWIRVRIPVSPEVDRIKQLLRKHKLHSVCEEASCPNLGECFSGGTATFMIMGDICTRRCPFCDVGHGRPKPLDVDEPKNLAVAIADLRLKYVVITSVDRDDLRDGGAQHFADCIREIRALSPGVQLETLVPDYRGRMDVALEITANEPPDVFNHNLETVPRLYKAARPGSDYDWSLDLLQRFKQLVPHVPTKSGLMLGLGETDEEVIEVMHRMREHDIDMLTLGQYLQPSRSHLPVQRFVHPDTFAWFAEEGYKMGFKNVASGPLVRSSYHADQQAHEAKIKL is encoded by the coding sequence ATGACAACTGTGCAAGAAGCCGTGCCGAACCTGATCCCTACCCAGGATGCCACCCCGCGCCCAGCGCCGAAGAAGGTGGAAGCCGGGGTGAAACTGCGTGGTGCCGAAAAGGTGGCGCGCATTCCGGTGAAGATCATCCCCACCGAAGAACTGCCGAAAAAGCCTGACTGGATCCGCGTGCGCATCCCGGTATCGCCCGAGGTCGACCGCATCAAGCAGCTGCTGCGCAAGCACAAGCTGCACAGCGTCTGCGAAGAAGCTTCCTGCCCGAACCTGGGCGAGTGCTTCTCCGGTGGCACCGCGACCTTCATGATCATGGGTGACATCTGCACCCGTCGCTGCCCATTCTGCGATGTTGGCCACGGTCGACCGAAGCCACTGGATGTGGACGAGCCGAAGAACCTGGCCGTTGCCATCGCCGACCTGCGCTTGAAGTACGTGGTGATCACCTCGGTGGACCGTGACGACCTGCGTGACGGCGGTGCCCAGCACTTCGCCGACTGCATCCGCGAAATCCGCGCACTGTCGCCGGGCGTGCAGCTCGAGACCCTGGTTCCGGACTACCGCGGCCGGATGGACGTGGCCCTGGAGATCACCGCCAACGAGCCGCCGGATGTGTTCAACCACAACCTGGAGACCGTGCCACGCCTGTACAAGGCCGCACGCCCGGGTTCGGACTATGATTGGTCGCTGGACCTGCTGCAGCGCTTCAAGCAGTTGGTTCCGCACGTGCCGACCAAGTCGGGCCTGATGCTCGGCCTTGGCGAGACCGACGAAGAAGTCATCGAAGTGATGCACCGCATGCGCGAGCATGACATCGACATGCTGACCCTCGGCCAGTACCTGCAGCCTTCGCGTAGCCACCTGCCGGTGCAGCGCTTCGTGCACCCGGACACCTTCGCCTGGTTCGCCGAGGAAGGCTACAAGATGGGCTTCAAGAACGTCGCCTCCGGCCCGCTGGTGCGTTCGTCGTACCATGCCGACCAGCAGGCGCACGAGGCCAAGATCAAGCTCTGA
- a CDS encoding YdcF family protein, which produces MPIRFFIKQWLLPPGLLFLLLLAAWWLRTRRPRLAALCFALGLGGLWLMSLPLVVQESARVLETEPPLPLTAWAGLADKAEAIVVLGAGRERGDMAWGGDDQPTATALERMRFAARLAKASGLPLLISGGLHYGTPPSEAQLMADRLHEDFGVEVKWKEEASRTTWENAQFTAQVLQPLGIRRVVLVTQSWHMQRSRWSFERAGFEVVPAPMGFLGGDHARPFAGLLPESRAMWQSGQLLNEAVGLVGYRLFY; this is translated from the coding sequence ATGCCGATTCGCTTTTTCATCAAACAATGGTTGTTGCCGCCGGGCCTGCTGTTCTTGCTGCTGCTTGCCGCCTGGTGGCTGCGCACGCGGCGTCCACGGTTGGCGGCGCTGTGCTTTGCCCTGGGCCTGGGTGGCCTGTGGCTGATGAGCCTGCCGCTGGTGGTGCAGGAATCGGCGCGGGTGCTGGAAACCGAGCCGCCGTTGCCGTTGACGGCCTGGGCCGGGCTTGCCGACAAGGCCGAGGCCATCGTCGTGCTGGGCGCCGGGCGCGAGCGTGGCGACATGGCTTGGGGCGGCGACGACCAGCCGACCGCGACGGCCCTGGAGCGCATGCGCTTCGCCGCCCGCCTGGCCAAGGCCAGCGGCCTGCCGTTGCTGATCAGCGGTGGCTTGCACTACGGCACGCCGCCGAGCGAGGCGCAGTTGATGGCTGATCGCCTGCATGAAGACTTCGGTGTCGAGGTGAAGTGGAAGGAAGAGGCCAGCCGCACCACCTGGGAAAACGCCCAGTTCACTGCCCAGGTCCTGCAACCTTTGGGCATTCGCCGGGTGGTGCTGGTGACCCAGTCCTGGCACATGCAGCGTTCGCGCTGGAGTTTCGAGCGTGCCGGGTTCGAGGTGGTGCCGGCGCCGATGGGGTTCCTCGGTGGCGACCATGCCCGGCCTTTCGCGGGTTTGCTGCCCGAGAGCCGGGCGATGTGGCAGAGCGGGCAGTTGCTCAATGAAGCGGTGGGGTTGGTGGGGTATCGGCTGTTCTATTGA